Proteins co-encoded in one Kutzneria chonburiensis genomic window:
- a CDS encoding ESX secretion-associated protein EspG, which yields MLTLSELEFDVLWEHLRLAEMPLAIKVASPGKTHVERDDVTKTVWDSLAERGLVGGARGIDQSLVDLLGLLDGADYELDARLWLDGGVRALIAAKGSDAVLARLADGQLTLSLVDIAALPRAALSLLPELPAGPGYSITVPSAELDAAAAEAETADELGWILRDHGVSPSEADELAAMVGNVRRRGQFGAAARDRFGRRHRADRVVGFFDTPRGRYVQIRRAKGSGVAWSTVAPADERRLGQHITDLLNDAVRLTFA from the coding sequence TTGCTCACCCTGTCCGAGCTGGAGTTCGACGTGCTCTGGGAGCACCTCCGGCTGGCCGAGATGCCGTTGGCGATCAAGGTCGCATCTCCTGGGAAGACCCACGTCGAGCGCGACGACGTCACCAAGACCGTGTGGGACTCGCTGGCCGAGCGGGGGTTGGTCGGAGGCGCTCGTGGCATCGACCAGAGCCTCGTCGACCTGCTCGGCCTGCTCGACGGCGCCGACTATGAGCTGGACGCCCGGCTCTGGCTCGACGGCGGCGTGCGGGCGTTGATCGCCGCCAAGGGTTCCGACGCCGTGCTGGCCCGCCTGGCCGACGGGCAGCTGACTTTGAGCCTGGTCGACATCGCCGCCCTACCCCGCGCTGCCCTGTCTCTGCTGCCCGAGCTGCCCGCCGGTCCCGGCTACTCGATCACCGTGCCCAGCGCCGAGCTCGACGCCGCCGCGGCTGAGGCGGAGACCGCCGACGAGCTCGGCTGGATCCTCCGTGACCACGGCGTGTCCCCTTCCGAGGCCGACGAGCTCGCCGCCATGGTCGGCAACGTCCGCCGTCGCGGTCAGTTCGGCGCCGCGGCTCGTGACCGCTTCGGTCGCCGGCACCGCGCCGACCGTGTCGTCGGCTTCTTCGACACCCCGCGCGGCCGCTACGTGCAGATCCGCCGGGCCAAGGGCAGCGGCGTCGCGTGGAGCACCGTCGCCCCGGCCGACGAACGCCGACTCGGCCAGCACATCACCGACCTGCTCAACGACGCCGTCCGACTCACCTTCGCCTGA
- a CDS encoding type II toxin-antitoxin system Phd/YefM family antitoxin produces the protein MSYSESRANYAETLDAVVNDREEVVITRAGHEPVVIVSLDDYQSLKETAYLLRSPENARRLITAIERLESGGGEHHELAE, from the coding sequence ATGAGCTATTCCGAGTCTCGCGCAAACTACGCCGAGACTCTCGACGCGGTGGTGAACGACCGCGAGGAGGTCGTGATCACCCGGGCGGGGCACGAGCCGGTCGTGATCGTCTCGTTGGATGACTACCAGTCACTCAAGGAGACGGCTTATCTGCTGCGCAGCCCAGAGAACGCGCGACGACTGATCACCGCGATCGAGCGTCTCGAATCCGGCGGCGGCGAACACCACGAGTTGGCCGAATGA
- a CDS encoding Txe/YoeB family addiction module toxin → MKLVWDELAWADYAWWQSEDRKVLKRIDALIKDTERNGNEGVGKPEALKHGFQGYWSRRITDEHRLVYKRAGHEIRIAACHYHYERS, encoded by the coding sequence ATGAAGCTGGTTTGGGACGAGCTGGCGTGGGCGGACTACGCCTGGTGGCAGTCCGAGGACCGCAAGGTCCTCAAGCGGATCGATGCTTTGATCAAGGACACCGAGCGGAACGGCAACGAGGGCGTCGGCAAGCCCGAGGCACTCAAGCACGGCTTCCAGGGCTACTGGTCGCGCCGTATCACTGACGAGCACCGCCTCGTCTACAAACGCGCGGGTCATGAGATCCGCATCGCTGCCTGCCACTACCACTACGAACGCTCGTAA